One Mus musculus strain C57BL/6J chromosome Y, GRCm38.p6 C57BL/6J DNA segment encodes these proteins:
- the Gm20853 gene encoding Y-linked testis-specific protein 1-like, whose product MTSLKKKSRRKPSSQALGNIVGCRISHGWKEGNEPVTHWKAIILGQLPTNPSLYLVKYDGIDSVYGQELHSDERILNLKVLPHKVDFPQVREVHLAGALVGREVQHKFEGKDGSEDNWSGMVLAQVPFLQDYFYISYKKDPVLYVYQLLDDYKEGNLHIIPETPLAGVRSGDDNDFLIGSWVQYTRDDGSKKFGKVVYKVLANPTVYFIKFLGDLHIYVYTLVSNIT is encoded by the coding sequence atgacatcactcaagaagaagagtaggaggaagccttcttcccaggccctggggaatattgttggctgcagaatttctcacgggtggaaggaaggtaatgagcctgtcacccattggaaggccatcattctaggtcaactgccaacaaacccttctctttatttggtgaagtatgacggaattgacagtgtctacggacaggagctccacagcgatgagaggattttaaatcttaaggtcttgcctcacaaagtagattttcctcaggtgagggaggtccacctcgcaggcgcactggttggcagagaggtacaacacaaatttgaggggaaagatggctctgaggacaactggagtgggatggtgctagcccaggtgccattcttacaggactatttttacatttcctacaagaaggatccggtcctctacgtctatcagctcctggatgactacaaggaaggtaacctccacatcattccagagacccctctggctggggtgagatcaggtgatgacaatgacttcttaataggttcctgggtgcagtacaccagagatgatggatccaaaaagttcggaaaggttgtttacaaagttctagccaatcctactgtgtactttatcaaatttctcggtgacctacatatctatgtctatactctggtgtcaaatatcacttaa